The following are encoded together in the Streptomyces sp. NBC_01465 genome:
- a CDS encoding phosphoribosyl-ATP diphosphatase has translation MANKPSKSFEELFTELQLKAENGDPATSRTAELVGKGVHAIGKKVVEEAAEVWMAAEYEGKEAAAEEISQLLYHVQVMMVARGISLDDVYAHL, from the coding sequence ATGGCGAACAAACCCTCAAAGAGCTTCGAAGAGCTCTTCACCGAGCTCCAGCTCAAGGCCGAGAACGGCGACCCGGCCACCTCCCGCACCGCGGAACTGGTGGGCAAGGGTGTCCATGCCATCGGCAAGAAGGTCGTCGAGGAGGCCGCCGAAGTCTGGATGGCCGCCGAGTACGAGGGCAAGGAAGCCGCCGCCGAGGAGATCTCGCAGCTGCTGTACCACGTCCAGGTGATGATGGTCGCCCGCGGGATCTCGCTCGACGACGTCTACGCCCACCTCTGA
- the hisG gene encoding ATP phosphoribosyltransferase, with product MLRIAVPNKGSLSGPAMAMLHEAGYQQRKESKELVLVDPANEVEFFYLRPKDIAIYVSSGKLDIGITGEDLLIDSGVGAEVILPLGFARSTFRFAAKPGTVSGIGDLAGKTIATSYEGIVAKHLAEHGVDASIVHLDGAVETAIELGVAQVIADVVETGTSLRNAGLEVFGDPIMKSEAAVIRRSGADADEPKVQQFLRRLQGVLVARSYVMMDYDCRVEHLEQAVALTPGLESPTISPLHHEGWVAVRSMVAAKEAQRIMDDLYELGARAILTTAIHACRL from the coding sequence ATGCTGCGCATCGCCGTCCCCAACAAGGGCTCCCTCTCAGGACCTGCGATGGCGATGCTCCATGAGGCCGGCTACCAGCAGCGCAAGGAGTCCAAGGAGCTCGTCCTCGTCGACCCCGCCAACGAGGTCGAGTTCTTCTACCTGCGCCCCAAGGACATCGCGATCTACGTGTCCTCGGGCAAGCTCGACATCGGCATCACCGGCGAGGACCTGCTGATCGATTCCGGCGTCGGCGCCGAGGTCATCCTGCCGCTCGGCTTCGCCCGTTCCACCTTCCGGTTCGCCGCCAAGCCCGGCACGGTCTCCGGCATCGGCGACCTGGCGGGCAAGACGATCGCCACCTCGTACGAGGGCATCGTCGCCAAGCACCTCGCCGAGCACGGCGTCGACGCCTCGATCGTGCACCTCGACGGCGCCGTCGAAACGGCGATCGAGCTGGGTGTCGCCCAGGTCATCGCCGACGTCGTCGAGACCGGCACCTCACTGCGCAACGCCGGGCTCGAGGTCTTCGGCGACCCGATCATGAAGTCGGAGGCGGCGGTCATCCGCCGCTCCGGCGCCGACGCGGACGAGCCGAAGGTGCAGCAGTTCCTGCGCCGCCTCCAGGGCGTCCTGGTGGCACGGTCGTACGTGATGATGGACTACGACTGCCGGGTCGAGCACCTGGAGCAGGCCGTCGCCCTCACCCCGGGCCTGGAGTCGCCGACGATCTCCCCCCTCCACCACGAGGGCTGGGTCGCCGTCCGCTCCATGGTCGCGGCCAAGGAGGCTCAGCGGATCATGGACGACCTCTACGAGCTGGGCGCACGCGCCATCCTCACCACCGCCATCCACGCCTGCCGCCTCTGA
- the ribH gene encoding 6,7-dimethyl-8-ribityllumazine synthase: MSGKGAPELTVKNCGDLRVAVIAAQWHEKIMDGLVDGALRALSELGIDEPTLLRVPGSFELPVVAKVLAGRGYDAIVALGVIIRGGTPHFEYVSQGVTLGLTQVTVDTGVPVGFGVLTCDNEEQALDRSGLPGSNEDKGHEAVTAAVATATTLRTVSEPWR, from the coding sequence ATGAGTGGCAAGGGCGCACCCGAACTCACCGTGAAGAACTGCGGCGACCTGCGCGTGGCCGTCATCGCGGCCCAGTGGCACGAGAAGATCATGGACGGCCTCGTCGACGGCGCCCTGCGCGCACTCAGCGAGCTGGGCATCGACGAGCCGACGCTCCTGCGCGTGCCGGGCAGCTTCGAGCTCCCCGTCGTCGCGAAGGTCCTCGCCGGCCGCGGTTACGACGCGATCGTGGCCCTCGGGGTCATCATCCGGGGCGGCACCCCGCACTTCGAGTACGTGTCCCAGGGCGTCACCCTCGGCCTCACCCAGGTCACCGTGGACACCGGGGTCCCGGTCGGCTTCGGCGTACTCACCTGCGACAACGAGGAGCAGGCGCTGGACCGCTCCGGACTGCCCGGATCGAACGAGGACAAGGGCCACGAAGCGGTCACCGCCGCCGTCGCCACCGCCACCACGCTGCGCACGGTCAGCGAACCCTGGCGCTGA
- a CDS encoding PH domain-containing protein, with translation MSAAELPALPVTFRPTRTRVVLLSVGAVMFAVITVISLMLESLTPGSKVSFIFTALVFFGVLALLSRPKVVADESGVTVVNLTSRRQLAWAQILRVNLRPGDAWVFLDLSDGTSLPALGIQPGIGKAQAIRDARTLRALAESHGTHTENA, from the coding sequence ATGTCTGCCGCTGAACTCCCCGCCCTGCCGGTCACTTTCAGGCCGACCCGTACCCGGGTCGTGCTGCTGAGCGTGGGCGCGGTCATGTTCGCCGTCATCACGGTGATCTCGCTGATGCTGGAGTCCCTCACCCCGGGCTCCAAGGTCAGCTTCATCTTCACCGCGCTGGTCTTCTTCGGCGTACTGGCCCTGCTCAGCCGCCCCAAGGTCGTCGCGGACGAGTCCGGCGTCACGGTCGTCAACCTCACCTCGCGCAGGCAGCTCGCCTGGGCGCAGATCCTCCGGGTCAATCTGCGCCCCGGCGACGCGTGGGTCTTCCTCGACCTCAGCGACGGCACCAGCCTCCCCGCCCTCGGTATTCAGCCCGGCATCGGCAAGGCCCAGGCGATCAGGGACGCCCGTACGCTGCGCGCCCTGGCGGAATCGCACGGCACACACACCGAGAACGCCTGA